AATTTCTTAGTAAGACGTTAAAAAAAAGAAATCCCACATAAAACTATTGAGCCAAATGATATCAATTATTCCCTGCCCCAGGCAGTGGGCTGATCAGATAAAACCAGAGTAATAGTACCCCCATTGGCAATGTCCTTGTGCCGGAAAATCGAGCTGGTCCAAATCTTGCCATTTATGTTACAGGACTTAATATAAATGTTTTTATCCGAAGCATTCTCTGCGCGGATAATTAGTTTTTTCCCATTTCCCAGAGTGATTACGGCCTTTTTATAAAGCGGGGAATTCAGGTAATAAATATCCTGCCCGGCATTGGGGAAAAAGCCCAGGGAAGAAAAGACATACCACGAGGACATGGCACCGCTGTCGTCATTACCCAATCCGCCCGTAAGGTCAAAATTTTTCTTTAAGGCATAGCGTACCCATTTTGAGGTCAGATCAGGGCGGCCAACATGATTGAACAAACGTAGGGCCAGGAATGATGGTTCATTGCCATAATCGATCAGGTCATTTTTCAGTGCATAGTCAAGCCTGTCTACGAACTTTTCCTTTCCGCCCATTAATTCAACTAATTGATCAACGTCATGAGGGATAAAGTAACTGTAAGTCCAGGAACTTCCTTCATAAAATGGGCCCACCCAGGA
Above is a genomic segment from Bacteroidota bacterium containing:
- a CDS encoding glycoside hydrolase family 92 protein; the encoded protein is SWVGPFYEGSSWTYSYFIPHDVDQLVELMGGKEKFVDRLDYALKNDLIDYGNEPSFLALRLFNHVGRPDLTSKWVRYALKKNFDLTGGLGNDDSGAMSSWYVFSSLGFFPNAGQDIYYLNSPLYKKAVITLGNGKKLIIRAENASDKNIYIKSCNINGKIWTSSIFRHKDIANGGTITLVLSDQPTAWGRE